CTGTTGCCTTTAATGAAAAGCACCTTTCCAGTAAGGTGGTGCTTCATAAAAAATGAAGCCGAGTCTGTTAAACAAGTGTTGGAAGCATATCCATGCTTGAAGTTACCCATTATAGTAAGTGCAGTGCATGGCTATATGCATAACTAAATCAGTGTATATTTCATGTAGATTGAACAGGAACTCAACCTAGTAATGGAAAGTACGGAAAAGAAGGCACATTTCATGAAAGAGTGGTCAAAGTATGCTCCAGCTATCATTAGTTATGGGAGAAAGCAGACCAACAGGACACTGATTGGGCTACTGAGAAACTTTAATGATGGTACTGTAAATTAAtaagtatagctatagctgctGTGATGTATATAATGTTTATTTTTAGAAGCTGAGGATGATACAAGCACAAATGTAACAGCTTTTAAAGTGCTTTGTACTCTGTTAACTCCCAAACAAGCAAGAAACGGCATTGAATATCTTTACAATGAGTATAATGTAAGATGGCAATATATATATCAATCAACATGCTGCACCCATATACAATTTGTTACAGAGTGTTCCTGTAGTATCTGTGGCTGATCAAGAATTGCCTTCACCAAGTATTGCTGCTTTTATTGATGAGACCAATGAGCACTACTTCATTTACATTGAAGGCAGCATCCTGTGCAAATCAACCAGATTTTCAGATGCATTGTTCCTGATGTTTGCTTCGTATTACATATTCAATTTGAAATACCCTGCAAAGGCGAAGTCCGTTCTGTATTTCCTTCAAGATTATATTTTTGGTTATGCAGATTCCTGCGGAATGAATGCTACTTATTTAGCTACTGTGTCAGATATTAAAAGGCATTTGGAATGCATGCAATAGCCACGAACATGACTGCAGCAGACATTATATAAGCTAGACTTTGGTTGTTTTCCTTTTGTTTTAGCTAATTTTTGCTTTTTACCTTATTCCAAGTTTTGTTTTCACTTTATTACAATCAATATACATTTACTTGATTTGAATGACAGGATTATGCTGAAGATTGCTGTACTTCAATCATCAGGCAGGGGCAGataaatctatatatatatagtattttTTGAAGGGGCTACTTTTTTCTTCTAGTGATCTGCATGTTGAAGCTGGCTACTCTCACAGAAACCAGCTTGTTGGAGCTGGCTATAGTAACCGTAACCTGCATGTTGTAGCTGCAGCTACTCTTCTACGTATTTAGTAGCTACTCAGTTGGAGCTAGCTACGTACTCTGTTGGAGCTAGCTACTCTGTTGGAGCTAGCTACTCTGTGCACACACTATAGTGTTGTTTTACTACGGAAAAAATGTAATTTTAGTTTTATACTTTAAATAAACTAAATTAGTAGTTTATCCTTACTAAAACTATGTTTTAGCTTActaaaataattttagtttttactaaaacaacactaacacacacatatactgcatgtacatacactCTACTATACATGCACAGGTACGCTCATGAACAACGCACGCAAAAAAAGTACATGACGAATTCATGAacatgtatgtttgtatatatagtagtattGATAAGTTGCCACTTATTATACATGTATGAAGTTGAGCATTCCATACGCTGAGCAAATTTGCACATGTGTATCTCAAGGTGTCTTCTCAGGTGTCCTTGTCATGAGTACTTTAGTAAAATCATGTCATTGTCATGAGTACATGAGTACTACCATTTCTCCAAGCTACAGGATAATAATTACTGACCTGCTGATGTGTATCCCTTCAACTTGCAAATCCAGTTCACATTTCACTCATGATTGTATTCCCTGTAGTGTTCCTTGAGGATGCGGAATATCCTACTGTTCCACCAGTGTTGTAGGATCTTGTCGCCGTCATTTAGATTGTGACAACTTTTATATTAGCACTGTGTGTTGTTACACAATTTACATGTTTTTAAGCCACTGTATGTGAGCAGTACAATTTTGATCATTGATTGCAATGTATATTAATACAGATCGCTCATCCGTATTTAGTAGTTTCTCAAATGAAGCTATATGGCTTCACGTTAAATTGTAGTACGGAAACAGCTAGAATGATATGATATATTTTATACAGCTATTAAGCATATGCAGCACCCATTTTTCTTTTACCCGACTTTTATCTTACAAAGTTTAAAGATTTCTTAATTAGCTTATGTGGCTTCCCCAAAATTGGACAGGTGGCTAAGTACATTGGATCATTCAAATTGCACACTGCACTGAGTTTAAGATTGCTGCTGGAATATGCCGGTGATTATATTATATGACCACAGACACATGGTAACACGTTGTCCAATAGCCAGTGGGTGTATGCCATGCATATTTTATGTGTTATGAGATAGTTATGGCCTTAAGGTCATTAGATTGAATGGCCATCGTATGACTTTTACGAAATTCATTGTCTCAAATAGGGAAACTCTTGCTAACAACAATTCCTTACACATGCATAGATACATAGTAGCACTACCCATCACTAGAATTTCAGACTTTGAAACATCTGGTAAGGGATAAAATTACTAATTCGAAATTTGTTCCGAAATGTTGATTTCGTATCCTGACCACAAGACACACCCACACATTCTGATACACCTTCTTAGCACACTTGTGACCTTATTGACATTGCGCACCATTTGTAATGTCAAAACAATGCTTTAAATTTCACTTATTGACATGTTTAGCATAAAAAATTATCTCTGAGAGGATACGCCCACTGGGCTTAAAATTTTTATAGAAGGTGTTAGTTAAGGCAGTTAATGTTTTGATGTGGAAATAAAGCTTGTGCATCACTAACTGTTTGGCACAGAGAGCTTTCAGTGCACGTGTGATTTCTGCCCAGTAAAAACTGCACATATATAGCATAGTACTAACTACTTGTCTTGCAACAGTGGAATTTTGCTTGACATGAATCACTTAAAGCCCTCTGTGCCAAACAGCTTGTGATGCACAAGCTTTATTTCCACATCAAAACATTACCTGTCTTGACTAACACCTTCTATAAAAATTTTAAGCCCAGTGGGCGTATCCTCTCAGAGATAATTTTTTACACCAAACATGTCAATAAGTGAAATTTAAAGCATTGTTTTGACATTACAAATGGTGCGCAATGTCACTAAGGTCACAAGTGTGCTAAGAAGGTGTATCAGAATGTGTGGGTGAGTCTTGTGGTCAGGATACGAAATCAACATTTCGGAACAAAGTTCGGATTAGTAATTTTATCCCTTACCAGATGTTTCAAAGTCTGAAATTCTAGTGATGGGTAGTGCTACTATGTATCTATGCACGTGTAAGGAATTGTTGTTAGCAAGAGGTTCTCTATTTGAGACAATGAATTTCGTAAAAGTTATACGATGGCCATTCAATCCAATGACCTTAAAGCCATAACTATCTCATAACACATAAAATATGCATGGCATACACCCACTGCCTATTGGACAACGTGTTACCATGTGTCTGTGGTCATATAATATAATCACCGGCACATTCCAGCAGCAATCTTAAAATCAGTGCAGTGTGCAATTTGAATGGTCCAATGTACTTAGCCACAGGTCCAATTTTGGGGAAGCCATATGAGCAAATTTTGTAACTTTGTAAGATTAAAGTTTGGTAAACACAAATGGATGCTGCCTATATGCATTAATTGATGTATAAAATAAATCTGTTTCCATACTAGTGCTCAATGGGCATATTTTGTATCGTGATATTTTATGTCACGATATGACAGCTACTGTGATAGAACTCATGTGATCTACCTAGTATTATGTAAGCTTGTAAAATAGTGTCTCTAGTATTGTCAAGCCTTGCACTGCACCCTTGTTGAGAGTTTAATTATGCTTAGATATTCTGGCAACATGTGCAGTACATCCAATTTAGTATCCTTTCTATACCATTTTGAAAGGTGCTAGATAAATACACAGATATGTTTACAATGGTCAATTCAATGCAGCAGGCAGTAAGAACAATAGTTGTAACTTGTAAGCTATCAACTGTGGGTATATATgctgtatatcgtgatatatattcatattgtgaataaattttgccatgGCATAAGAAATATCTATATTGCCCAGCACTATTCCGTACTACGATGTAAAGTGAAGCCATATAGCTTTATTTGAGAAACTACTAAAACAGATGAGTTATCTATATTAATATACATTGATCAAAATTGTACTGCTCACATACAGTAACttttataatttataatgcTGCTGCACAGTCATtatagtatttatttatttgattttgtataagTAATTTAACtttcatgtatatatataagtaATTTTACAGATATGTATTAGTAACTTGTTACGGATATACAGGCGTATGCCTTTCTCCTTtctttacaattacaattaccaaTTGAAGACACTATAGCCAGTCTAATGCTTCCCTTGACGAACAATCGCGTTCGGAAGTTTCTCTGGACCCTGCTACTTCACAAGTAAGTTGTCTACAGTCACTACCACTACTGTTCTACACTCTGTAGCCCATATTACTGTTTTTAATTATACTTTCACTTGAGAAAAAACAGTGATCATTAGCTAATATAACTAACAAACAATGAATAACAtcaatgaactcttggttactTAAATACTTCATCAATATATCACATACAGTAACAAGACCCATGCAATAATTTCTTATCCAGTCAGTGGCACTGAAGCCCTTCGTATGTTCAGAGTGTGGCAAGGGGTATTCTCGTAACTATCGTCTGCAAAAACATCGTCAAGAGGATCATAATCTGACCACCTGTGAAAAATGAAGCAAAAGGTTTCATTGTCCCATGTGCACTCAGAAATCATTCTTCACTCTCCTGGAAATGAGAAGACATTGTGAACTGGAACATCAAAATGATCTAGGTATTAGTgaatatacatatatacgtaACTATAACTATGCTGtgactgtacatacataattagGTACTCAAGTGCAAAGAAGCTATTGAAGAGGTATACTACACCAAAGAGAAGGAGTACAAACCTTCCTAGGGTAATATAGTACATAGATTGCAAATACATTCACAGTAATTAAGTTTTGATAGGTGATGTAGCCAAACGTATATACCATGTTTGTTGCCGTGATGGTGACTACCGACAGTGCACAAAACCACGAACAACTGAAAAAAAACGTCCCCGTCAGAAAGTTTCCAAGAAACTCAATGACACTTGTATCTCAAGAATTTACGCTGACCACTACAATGATGGACACGTGACAGCAACACACGTAACAGCACACACAAACCATAAACCAGGGCCACATGAGGACACCTACTTACTTCTACCTAAAAGCATAAAATTTGCAGTAACAGTGAAACTTAGCCATGGCATTCCTGCAGAGAAGATAATGGAAGGTAGTGTAGATTTATTTGTATACCAAAACCTACATGCTACCTGTACGTCacacaaatgtacatacataaatacatacgtacatgcatacatacctacatacattacatacattacatacatacatacatgtatgcaacTAAAATGTTCATCCAAACATGCACATAAACAGTAGAGCTTGTACAATTTACAAAATGGAGTGTGCACTGTTTGTATGGCAAGGTCTGAAATGTACTTGATGACTTCGTTAATCAGAATACTTAACTGTAGTGACCTGGTCCAATAGATCCCAAACATAGATGTCTAGTGCTGAACAATATCACAATATTATCATACATACATCGTGATATTTATCTCAAAATTGTCATTGGTGTTTAGTGTAATTAGGTAAGTGCTAGGAAGCCATATACAAGAAAGTACTGGTTATGAAAAATATAATTCCATTAGTAATATGACATTTCAGGTAGCATACTTTGTGTGTGGGTATAGTGTGTGCATGACAGCTGATTAGTACTGTGTATCAAACAATAACAGAGTTTGTAAAAAACAGAAAGTATTTTGCATTCATCTAGACATAAGAGATAATGTTGGACACCGAGCTAACCGCTTGGAAGTTGATGCAGCTCTCAGACGCAAGCATTTGGTCAAAAGAAAGATATAGCCAACATTCGGATTCTTGTGAATGATATGGCAGTAATCCGCAATCAGGATGATGCCATGTCTGATGACCTATTAGTTCAAGAATTACGCGGGGAACCTTACAACCCAATTCTTCTGTACAAACGACAACATGAAGCTGATGAACAGTACCCCTTATTACCAGAAGATGCATTTCTTTTGGCCATTCAAACTGATTTTCAACGACAGTTGTATGAACAGTATGCACATAAGGTGATATGCATTGATGCTACACATGGTACCAATGCATACCGATTTAAACTGATTACTGTGATGATAGCTGATGACCATGGACAAGGTAAACAATACCTACATTCTATgaacacaatagaaaaacctccataataagggcAGGTCCGATTCCATACATTTTAACCCCTGACACAGGAGATCTCTGTGTTACAGCAAATGTAAGCCTAAAATACTGAGTCCTAAAGTGTACATTATTGGGAGGTTCCATTGTAGTACCATTACAAATGTAGTATCATGCGACTAGGATACCCAGTGGCATGGTGCATTAGTAGCCAAGAGACAACAGAAGTTGTAAAACTGCTTTTTGAGGCCATTAAGGATTGCTCTCCAAACGTGAAAGTCCGCACTTTGATGACAGATGATGGTAAGTATCATGTAATGATATGCAAGTGTCTATATTGTGCCTACTTTCTAGATGACATTTGGTACAATGGGAGTACGGCAGTGCTTGGAAATGAGATACACCATCTACTATGTCACTGGCATGTTGACAGGTAATAAGGCATGTGATATGCTTAGCAAATAAGTAGTTTCTTGGCCATGATCAAACAGAATGGAGTCCCCCTGATTAgcattacacacactacactacactacactacacacacgctacactacATACgcgctacactacacacacgctacactacacacacactacactacaccacacagactacactacactacacacacgctacactacacacacgctacactacacacacccacactacactacactacactacacacacacacacacacactacactacacacacacacacacacactacactatactacaccacacactacaatacttacacatcacacacacacactacggtTATAACTTGCATATATAAATTGCCCCTCATTGTGTACCACTAACAGTTCACGGAAGAACCACCTAAGAAGTGTCGCAAAGGAACATCAATTAAGTATCTACCAGACCTTGTGCATACTGGTTCATGAAGTATACAGGTCCTTGTTTACTACACGGATGGCCCAGCTTACTGAGTACTGGAGCACTAGAGAGCCTGACTTCATCAAGTACTTTAACACTATAAAGAAAGAGCAGGTACATAAGTAGGTAGTTATCTTTGGCAACATGATTATTTTGCCCTAAATAGATAAATGGGCAAGATGCCATCGCCACTTTTTTCACGCAGATACCGATACCAACATGTACTTAGAAAGGTGCCTTTACACTATAAGTTTGTAAGATTCTACACACTTCTTAGTTTTCATGCTAAGCTAAAGACTAACTATCTGAACGGTAAAATCAATAGAAGAGTGGACTTTCTAATCGATGCTCTACTGAGAATTGAGTAAGATTGCTTTTTCAAGGTGGCACAAAATCAAAGATTGGGTACAATCAATAAACAGGAGGTCAAGGAAGCTCATAGGCACAAAAAAGGATTGCAAATCAAACCCGAAGATGTGACGGTGTGTAAAATTGCACAagtataacaataatatttcaGGACATTGACGACAATCATTGGATTGTTAAGAGTACCTCTGGCCTTGTCACTGATGGGTACACTGTGAGCAAATTGTCATCAGCCTGCTCTGAATGTTCTGGTGGTCCAGATGTATGCACATATCCTGAGTGTGGATTCCTGTGTCGTCACATGTATACGTGTGATCACCGGTGTTATGACTATGGAAACGGACACATTTGCAAACATATACACCATGTACATTCCTTACAACACTCTGAACAGAAGGGGTCAGATGAACTGTGGGATAAGGATTACGAAGATCAGCCAATACAGTGCACTATCCTCCAGTTGAACAATCTACAGAAgataccaccaccaccactagTCATGGTAAGCATGCTGTATTATCATACCCTTCACTAACCAAGTGTAACTACATCTAAGATGATAGTAATACACACCTACAAACTACTCGTACGCTTCTAAATGAACTACACATGCTAATAACAACTGAAGAAGTGAAGCCATGCCTGCAGCATGTCAATTCATTGTTGACCAATGCTATCTGAAAGTGCAAGACAACAATTGAGCATGCTGAGAAGTCCACCTCAATGCCACGACCATTTTCCAACAAGCAGACCATAGCACCAGGGAAGAAACCTGACCACCAATGGAAATTCAAGAAGATAGTTGGTTCACCAGGCAGGAAGAAATCTTCAAATTGGTTGAGGTGAGAAATTTTCTGCCTAACtcatgcacatacagtacatgctcACTATATACATCTATCACTATAATAATAGGCATGCAATACTGATGAGAAATTATCCATACTTGCGAAATTGGAGTCCAAGGTATGTACCATGAAGATTTTTTTATAGATGTTGTGTCAAAGTGAAAAGTATGTACATATAGGATACAGAACCCAATGAGGCTATTAATACAGAGGGCACACATTTAGAAAAGGTTTGCTTTGTAACCTATGGGCAATCATGACGTTCTTATAGTCTAATACACAGGAATCTGATGATACAAAGAAACATGCTAAAAAGGAAGACCATACTGCCAGTACTTCTGCTGTAAACCTTGCAGGTATAATCAATTACCCTAGATTGAAAAAAAATCCATTGTATACAGCCCACATTTTCAACAAACCTTTAACACGAACATTTACGTCTAGCCCACAAGTAGCTCGGTGTGCTTGCTTTTGTGTTTATTTTCCTGGAAATAGACAGCTAGTAACTGAGACTGCTAACTGGTACACTAACTATACTAACAAATACTATTAGTACTGGGTACAAGACAAGCTATAGCACCTATTTTATCCCATGGGTAAGGTTCAGAAAAAAAGGCTTGCTACCAAAGACAGCACGCAAGCGGGCACACtgatgctgtgtgtgtgtgtgtgtgtgtgcgtgcgtgtgtgcgtgcgtgtagaGAGAGAGAGGAAagagtgcatgcatgtgtattaaTGTACACAATGGGTGTGGGATTTAAGATGTCAGGGCTTCACCCATGAGACATTGCACAAGCATactatacacacaacatacacactacacatacacgctacacacacacacctggtcCTGGCTAATACTGCCCTTCTGGGTTATGTGTTCCCCTAAATAGGGGGCAAAAAATAGTTACTGTGGATTGCATATTTTTCTGTGGACAGCAAGGCCCCATGTCAAtgtcaacacacacacacatacacgtgcgcactacacaaacacaacacacacacacacacacacacacactacacatgacacccacacaccacacactgtTTATCACACATAATATCTGTACATGTTTGCAGGAATGAAATGTAGACCTACAAGTCGCAGATGTGGGTTGTGTGAAAACTGCCTACTAGCAGATTGTGGGAAGTGCAGGTTTTGTAAAGACAAACCTCGTTTTGGTGGACCAGGTAAACTGAAGCAAGCATGCAGCAAGAAGAAGTGTCTACAGTTAGCTAAACCTAAAACAGGTAGGAATTCATACAGTAACCAAAACAACATTCAATTAGACTATCTGTAGAGATTGGTACCACTGCACAATTAAAGGACATTATAATGGTAGCACAGAGGAGAGCATAGAATGTAtgaatatacatatattatatatgtactGAAACACTAAATGACAGACTCTTGGGGACCATGCTTGCATATGCTTTATTTGGAGGTGTCTTTTGCAGACTGACAATAGTAGCAGCTTTCCTATATATAACCAATTAAGTATATTAAACTGAAAATTCCATACACAGCACTTGCATCAGACATGTGGCTAAGCCACTACTAGCTATACCGCAGAGTTGGTGTGAGCTGGGAAATCAACTTTTAACTTGAATCACTATTTAGAGATAAAAGCATGTATTTAATGCATGGCAGGGGTACCCATAGGTTTTCCATAGGTTTTCCATTGGCTACTGTAAAGAGGTGCCCACCATACAGAAGTTACTAGTTATTACTAGTGCTGACAATGAGAGTATGATAGGCAAAggtgtagccaagggtgggcatgtgCCCATCAAAATTTCCCCAGGACAGAAGTGCCCACTTTAAAAACAAGAGCATATCTTGTTACCACAATGTTTCATATTTTTGAATCAGCGATAAATGGTCAACAAGTACATCATGTGACAGTTTCAGTGCTTTCTATGTAACACACAGTAACACATGACTAAAATGTAGGCGGGGATGACAGGAATATGAGGAGAGTAACAGCATGGGGGTTTTTTGTTGGCAGGTTTAAGTGGCCTAAAGTGATAGATGAAACAAGCCTCAGAATATCTCAGGAGCCAGGGTGAAGAATAAAGAGTTGTGTACAAACGCAGATGAGCTAAAAGACAACAAGACAAGCT
This genomic interval from Dysidea avara chromosome 15, odDysAvar1.4, whole genome shotgun sequence contains the following:
- the LOC136245435 gene encoding lysine-specific demethylase 2B-like isoform X2; amino-acid sequence: MEIQEDSWFTRQEEIFKLVEACNTDEKLSILAKLESKDTEPNEAINTEGTHLEKESDDTKKHAKKEDHTASTSAVNLAGMKCRPTSRRCGLCENCLLADCGKCRFCKDKPRFGGPGKLKQACSKKKCLQLAKPKTGSPSKEDRAQSPSKEEEEKAESPSKDNRPVPSKIQKSARTSIKYVIGFANLNLQFLTHY
- the LOC136245435 gene encoding lysine-specific demethylase 2B-like isoform X1, producing MEIQEDSWFTRQEEIFKLVEACNTDEKLSILAKLESKDTEPNEAINTEGTHLEKESDDTKKHAKKEDHTASTSAVNLAGMKCRPTSRRCGLCENCLLADCGKCRFCKDKPRFGGPGKLKQACSKKKCLQLAKPKTGSPSKEDRAQSPSKEEEEKAESPSKDNRPVPSKPLFTYGPVQPTFCTKFKEVLEQYRGMAIASSMLYLVSFVTMKITTSRYEGY